In Xiphias gladius isolate SHS-SW01 ecotype Sanya breed wild chromosome 6, ASM1685928v1, whole genome shotgun sequence, a single genomic region encodes these proteins:
- the LOC120790899 gene encoding complement C1q tumor necrosis factor-related protein 7 produces the protein MKSCPLWDLKMWALMGVVCLCHCVFGQLFETKLKGAPRLLCSVPGPPGLPGKPGPSGPTGADGNVGIPGRDGRDGRKGEKGEKGDTGLKGRVGPTGKIGDRGDRGPAGKRGPTGENGDVGPPGPPGREGEKGEKGKRGPRGAAGICRCGSLLPKSAFSVGITSSYPTENTPIKFNKVLFNEGGHYNPQTGKFICAYPGIYYFSYDITLANKHLAIGLVQNGQYRIKTFDANTGNHDVASGSTVIYLNPEDEVWLEIFYHDQNGLFADPGWADSLFSGFLLYADTNYFDALAEDYV, from the exons ATGAAAAGCTGCCCGCTGTGGG ATTTGAAGATGTGGGCGTTGATGGGGGTAGTCTGTCTGTGCCACTGTGTCTTTGGACAGCTGTTTGAGACCAAGCTGAAAGGAGCGCCACGTCTGCTCTGCAGTGTACCCGGGCCACCGGGCCTGCCTGGCAAACCTGGTCCCAGCGGGCCCACAGGCGCAGATGGGAATGTGGGTATCCCAGGAAGAGATGGCAGAGATGGCAGGAAGggtgaaaagggagaaaagggagacaCAG GGTTGAAGGGCAGGGTTGGCCCAACAGGTAAGATTGGAGACCGAGGTGATCGTGGCCCGGCGGGGAAACGGGGCCCTACAGGAGAGAACGGAGATGTGGGCCCACCTGGTCCTCCAGGCCgtgaaggagagaaaggggaaaagggCAAACGGGGGCCGCGTGGCGCTGCGGGAATCTGCAGATGTGGCAGCCTGCTGCCTAAGTCTGCCTTCTCTGTGGGAATCACCAGCAGCTACCCTACAGAGAACACCCCCATCAAGTTCAATAAGGTCCTCTTTAATGAGGGCGGACACTACAACCCACAGACGGGCAAGTTTATCTGTGCATACCCAGGCATTTATTATTTCTCATATGACATTACACTGGCCAACAAACACCTGGCTATTGGTCTGGTGCAGAATGGCCAGTATCGCATCAAAACCTTTGATGCCAACACAGGAAATCATGATGTGGCGTCTGGGTCCACTGTGATATACCTGAACCCAGAAGATGAGGTGTGGCTGGAAATCTTCTACCATGACCAGAATGGTTTATTTGCAGACCCTGGCTGGGCTGACAGCTTGTTCTCTGGCTTCCTTCTATATGCTGACACAAACTACTTTGATGCACTGGCAGAGGACTATGTATAG